A part of Citrifermentans bremense genomic DNA contains:
- a CDS encoding DUF2844 domain-containing protein, whose protein sequence is MEVRRGITAFGLALALLLPVPQAQATLGERADSIAKDSKALSTATCKTVQRDRYAMQEMTSETTAVREFLTPEGVVFAVAWNGLVHPDLSQLLGSYDQEYRTALSKQQRKRGHRQTQVRANRVVVETWGHMRNLQGRAYLPGLVPQGVNLDEIH, encoded by the coding sequence ATGGAAGTCAGACGCGGCATCACAGCATTCGGGCTGGCCCTGGCGCTGCTATTGCCAGTGCCGCAGGCGCAGGCAACACTGGGAGAAAGGGCCGACTCCATTGCGAAAGACAGCAAGGCCCTTTCCACGGCTACCTGCAAAACGGTGCAACGTGACAGGTACGCAATGCAGGAAATGACCTCGGAAACAACGGCAGTCAGGGAGTTCCTGACGCCGGAAGGGGTCGTCTTCGCAGTCGCTTGGAACGGGCTGGTTCATCCTGATCTCAGCCAGTTGCTCGGCTCCTACGATCAGGAGTATCGGACGGCGCTCTCCAAGCAACAGCGCAAAAGGGGGCACCGGCAGACGCAGGTGAGAGCGAACAGGGTCGTGGTCGAGACCTGGGGGCATATGCGAAATCTACAGGGGAGGGCCTACCTGCCGGGACTGGTCCCTCAAGGAGTGAACCTCGATGAGATCCATTAA
- a CDS encoding OmpH family outer membrane protein, giving the protein MNRFAALLIGSALTSLIASHGFAADAQPEAARPVDAAAAPATPAEPAAASAPATPAPPAAQPAAKDEKAAQVVSAGKEVKIGFISMSKVAAETTEGKAATSQLSARSGKLREKIEAKQKQLEKHKAAIESKLPTMSPKERQLKASEFQKKVEDLQKMIRASELEMSKMQDKLTAEIYAKIKEAATAYAKANGFAVVAEEKAVLYVTEELKPKDLSEEIIKYMDSKQAK; this is encoded by the coding sequence ATGAACAGGTTCGCCGCATTGCTCATCGGTTCCGCCCTCACCTCCCTGATCGCCAGCCACGGCTTTGCCGCCGATGCCCAACCGGAAGCTGCCCGGCCGGTAGACGCAGCCGCAGCACCCGCGACGCCTGCCGAACCTGCGGCGGCTTCCGCTCCCGCAACCCCGGCGCCCCCCGCCGCGCAGCCTGCAGCCAAAGACGAGAAAGCTGCCCAAGTTGTCTCTGCCGGGAAAGAGGTCAAGATCGGCTTCATCAGCATGAGCAAGGTTGCCGCGGAAACGACGGAGGGGAAGGCAGCCACCTCCCAGTTGAGCGCGCGCTCCGGCAAGCTGCGCGAAAAGATCGAGGCCAAGCAGAAGCAGCTTGAGAAGCATAAAGCCGCCATAGAGTCCAAGCTTCCCACCATGTCCCCCAAGGAACGCCAGCTGAAGGCTTCCGAATTCCAGAAAAAGGTCGAAGATCTCCAGAAGATGATACGGGCAAGCGAGCTGGAAATGTCGAAAATGCAGGACAAACTGACCGCCGAGATTTACGCCAAGATTAAGGAGGCAGCTACCGCTTACGCCAAGGCCAATGGATTTGCCGTTGTGGCCGAGGAAAAGGCGGTGCTTTACGTGACCGAAGAACTGAAGCCGAAGGATCTCTCCGAGGAGATCATAAAGTACATGGACAGCAAGCAGGCGAAATAA